The Prevotella herbatica genome contains the following window.
GCATGGGATAAGGATATAACAAGGTATGTGGAATCAGACTACGTGAAAAACTATAATCCTATTGAAGACTTTCTTTGGAAATGCCGTGGAAAATGGGACGGGCACGACCGCATACGTGAGTTGGCACGGACAGTACCTACTAACAACGCTAATTGGGAGAACTGGTTTTATACGTGGTTTCTGGCTGTGGTAAATCAATGGCTAGGGATTGGCAACAGCCGTTACGGTAATAGTGTAGCTCCACTGCTTATATCCGGACAGGGCTATAACAAAAGTACGTTTTGCAGGCGTCTTCTCCCCCAGGAACTGCAATGGGGATATAATGACAATCTGGTGTTGGCTGAGAAGAAGCAGGTGTTGCAGGCGATGAGTGAGTTTCTGATTATTAATCTTGACGAGTTCAACCAAATATCTCCGCAGGTGCAACAGGGATTCCTGAAGAATCTTATTCAGTTGCCAAACGTGAAAATCAAACGTCCGTATGGCAAGCATGTAGAGCAGCATGCCCGACGGGCTTCATTCATTGGTACTTCAAACATGAGAGATGTTCTGACAGATCCATCGGGATGCCGCAGATTTATCGGTGTAGAAATTACCAGTCCAATAGATGTGAGCAAGGAGATTAACTATGTGCAGTTGTATGCTCAGGCTCTGAGAGCACTTGAACACAAGGAGCCGTGCTATTTTGATGAGGAGCAGACGGCATTGATCATGAAGAGCAACCAACAGTTTCAGGCTAAGAGCGCTGTGGAACAATACTTTTATGAATACTTCAGCATTGGAACAAAGAATGATTCTAATGCTAGTTTCATGACTACTGCCGCTATCCTTTCGTATCTGAAAAAGCAGTTGGGTTCTGCTATAAAGCTAAACAATTTGAGAAGTTTGGGGCGTGTATTGACAAATATGGATGGTCTTGAACGAAAAAGAACCAATACGGGTACTGCATATTTGGTGAAAATTCGCCAAAAACAGGTGTGATTTGGCATTTAATGTCACTATTACCCCGATAATGTCACTTAATGTCACTCGCTGAAGCCCGATAAATAAAGGGTTTGTGACAAAGTGACATTAGTGGCATTAAAAAAACTTTTTCTGGTAGCGCGTTGGCTCACGCTGATAGCGCAGATTCACGCAGAGAGAATACAGTTAAAAAATAAATTCGCGTTCGCTGATAACGCTATGAAAAGAATATCAGCAGGACCAACGAGAAAATAAAACATAAAGTAATGACAGAAAACGAAATATCATATAAGATAGAAGAAGCCATATTAAAAGTCTACGATGAATTAGGTCCGGGATTACTCGAACCCGTCTATGAGGCAGCTCTTTGCTATCAAATGAAAAAATATAGAATGACGAAAAGTAATTTAGTTAAATGCATTTGCAGAAAGTATTATCTTTGCAAAAGATTTAAAGGTAGACAGTTATTATAACTAAAAGATAATAAGCCTCTCAGGCTTGCCGAAAGGCAGCATACTTGAGGGGCGTTCTTCATTTTATAGAGTAGCTGTATTAGAATCCAAACCTCCAGCTACCATTACTTTCTTTATAATAAGATCCTCCCAAATCAGTCTTCCAGATAATACACAATACTCGTGACGACACGTACTTTTTTAATAAAAGGAGTATTGGATAGTTTATCTGTTACATTAACCTATAAGAATGAAAAAACTCCCAAAATAGTGCAGATTAAATGCAACAGCATAAACAACATGGTCTCACGCAGATTCACGCAGAGAAAGCCATTGGAAATAAATCCGTGAGAGAATACTTAGCTATCCAACTTTAGAGATTTTTGCGTATTTACGCACTTTTGTCGAAAGTGAAGGAATAATTACATGAGTGAGGTGTAAAGGCGGAATAGACTATATCATATTTCTGTGAAGGGGGACAGTTGATAGCGCAGATCACGCAGAGAGAATGTAGCAAGCTGCATTTATCTCACTGGAGATTATACATAAGCTATTATGCACATATTGCTTAGTCTAGTCAAGTTGAAAATAGGGGTTATATGCCCCCACAGAAATTTAGTCTTCAGAATCCCATCAAAAAGTAATTTCTCCCTACCTTGTTTTATTTAACAAAAAAAACAGTTTTGAATAAGACAGTGATTTCGTACACATTTTACTTCAAATATACAAACAAGGCTTTTTTTCTCAAATTCTCTTGTATTTTCCATTTCAGAAGTTTATCTTTGCAAGACAAATGATGTAAGATTTAGAATTATGAAACACTTACAGATATTTCTAAAAAAACTAACAGGAAAATGTGTTGTTCCAAAAGGAACAAATTTTGCAGGTTATATCTATATTAATAATATTAGCTATAGAAATGCACACCCAATAAATTTAAATGTATCTGGAGGTTGGAATTATAGTGCACTTGGGTGACATGGGGCGCTTACAGGACCGTCTATGATTGGTTTCATCACTAGTGCAGGGGGAAGATATAAGCATGATTTCAGAATTAAATAACAAGCTAATAAGTTTCTATGAAAAAGATATTGTATATTTGTATTGGCCTCGTATTGATTATAGGATGCGCCAATGGACAGAACAAAAAAGATCTCAAAGAACTTCGTGACAGTTTAGACAATGTGTTCTTTATGGGTTATGTGCGTAACGATACAATAATGCTTAAAAGAGCATTGGAACTTTCGAACTATTTACTTAGTGTTGATACTTCGAATATCGGTAAGAGGCAATGTTATCTTTATCGTTCCAGAATTTTCTTTTCATTGGGACGCATGGATGAGACTATGGCTAACGGTGAACATGCAGTTTTGACCCTTCAAGAAAACAATCCGTCACGGCTTATCTTTCTGTCTGAAAAATACTTAAGGGAAAATAATAAAGACTCAGCTACTTATTACATTGAAAAGACAATTGCTGTTTGTGACAGTTCATTGAATGATGAGTACAACGAGAATATGGCTATTAATAAGATTAAAGCAATTTACCTGCGTGATGGAGAGAAGAATGCAAAGATTTATTTATCAAAACTATTAAGGACACATCCAAGCCCATTACTAAAATCATTAGACGAAGACTGGAATGAATGGGTTCGCATGAATAATGAGGAATTAAAACTTATGAATATTAAAATCTTGAAATAGAAATGGTATGTTGGAAAGCTAACATGTCCTTTATGTCTCTAATCACGACTTCGGAGTGATTTAATCCCCCCTTCGGGGGCAAGAGTCTTTGTGGGACAAATGGTAATTTGTGGTACAAAGACACATCTTGCCAATATCAAGAAAGAGGTTGACATGTTGTCTCCCACAGATAGCGCAAATTCACGCATATTAAACTCATAAGTTAAACTGCATCGTTTCACGCAGATATTTGCTAAAGTTTTTGTTATATTATTGTGTTTATATATGAAAACTTGGGGCTAAATAAGGATGTACTGACTTTGCAAATGTATATCTTTTCGGATTCAAATCCAAAAATATCGCAATATATTTGGATTTGAATCCGAATAGTTACAAAAAAGCTACATGAGTGAAGTGTAAATGCAAGCATGCTGAATAAACAATGATGGGAACTTTGTCCTTTAAACTAGCATAAAACGATAAATTAGTTGGAGGATGTTTATTTTATAGCTATATTTGCAAAACTTATCTATTACAAAATGACAACTAAAATAAACAATATAATAAAGCTGTCTCTTCCAGCAGGCGTGATGACTACATCATGGCTAGAGAGTCTCGGACTTAGTCGTACAGAGCAAGTATAGTATGTGAAGTCTGGTTGGCTCACACGCATGAGTACGGGAATATACAGATTAAGAAATAGTACACCTGCTCTCTAATGGTGCTGGTACTCGTTAGTACTATAATAAAGGTGCAAGAACCGAATTATGGAAAAACGATAGATGATAAAAAATAGTGCCCAACAAATTCTTTAATTTTTTTTACTTATTAATAAATTAAAAATGAAGAAACACAATATATTATATGTGATTATCTCTATGTTATTTACATTTGTTTCTTGTACCCATGTCAAAAACAAAGACTTGGAAGTAAAGATTCTTTCTCTGACGGAATCTGAAAGTGTCTATTTTATACAGAAAGCGGACACAATAGAATATAAATGTTATCTTGTTACAGAAAATGACGATAAAATAAGTATAACAGTACCATATAGTGCTAATGATTTTATTGATGATTTAAAGAGAAACAGCAAGGGTCTTTCAGCTTTTCCAATAGCTCAAAGACAGAGAGGTTATAGAGAAACTTTGCAAGAAATGAAAACATGTTTAAAAGTTATATCAAGCAAGTATTCAGAAGAAAAAACTATCAATATACATTGTAATCTGTCTGATTTTAGTGATATTGCCATCATCGTATCGCAACGCCTTCCAGAACAGAAGTGTAAGAATAAATCTCAAATAGAAGAGTATATAAACCATACTACATTAGCAGCAGATTTGACCGCAATATTGGGAATGTTTAATATGAGCGTACAATCCATATCATTAGATTCAGAAGCAAAAAGTATTTATATGAACAAGGAATTATTTTTATCAAATCACACGACATCTATTAAGGATATACCTCAAAAAATTCTTGCTGTTCCAATCAAAATAAATATCGTAGATAATCAAAGTTGTGCTGTCTCACGCAGATAGCGCAGATCACGCAGAGAGAATGTAGCAGGGCTGCATTATTTCGGAGATGTTTCATATTGGTAGTTATTACAGTTCTTGTGGTTCGTCTGCGTAATCATTGAGATCAGCGAGAGACATTGGGGGGCTTTGTACATTGATTGAGTACGCTCATGTGAATATTCTCTCGCAGATAACGCAGATCTCGCAGAGAAACGGACAACAGCATGAACTGCATTGTCTCCCGCAGATAAAGCAGAGGAATGCAGCAGGCTGCATTATTTTGCAGACAAAGACAGTTTGTGGTTGGTGTGGGGGGTATCTGCGTAATCTGCGGGAGACATTAGTAAGAATATCATTACTTAATTTTGTACTATTGTAAAATGGTGGATAAAAATACAAACATAATATTTGGAAACTTAAATAACTTTTTATATCTTTGCCATTAACTAAATAGACACTAGGTAGAGCACAATAGCAGATAAATCTATACGATGAAAGGAAATACTTATAACAATCAACAAGTATAAGATTTACACACGATAAGGAAAAATAACCGTAATATCTACTACTATGCCATGTGACATTTATAACCTTACAAGATTAAAACAATGTTACACCCCAAATAGAATTAAATTCTACAAGTAGTGACACTGTTAAAAAAAACAAAGAAAATGGCTTATGAAGAAAAAGTATATCATCTTATGGTTGATGATTATAGCATACTGTCAAACGTTTGCACAAGACAGATTATCCCCGCTTACATCCAATAAAACGAGGGAGATTAATTGTGTGTATTATTCTATACTTGATAAGAAACCGGATTTTTCTTATGCTTGTTTCTCAAATAAGTCCATTCATGGTTTCTATGGTCTGGATAATGGTGAACTCACAAGTTTTGAAATATTTCTTACAAAAAACAAGCATGGCAATTCTTTTCATGAGAAAAAGATCAAACTGACAAAAGATATAATCAATGATATATCTTCTTTATATGAGGATGCAATTACAACTTCATCTTTTACTTATAGCAATGAATTAAAAAATGATTCTATATTTTTATTTTCACACACAAATACAATTGCATATTGTTCCAAATCAACAAATAGTGTAACGTCTGGTAAATTAGTAAAAGTTTCTGAATCAATTTTTGAAGCTATTAAAGAGGAGGATGGTTCTAAAATTGAATCATTAAATGATTCAATAACAAATACTCTTTTTCTTTTTCAGAGTTTAATGACACCAGATGTTCGGTATGCACAGTTTGTATTTTTAGAGAATAAGCAACTTGCAAAAGGTTATTTTTTTGATTCCAGATCTGAAGATCAAAAAATGACAACATTATGGACTATCACATTGTCTTTAGCCACAGTATTGATTGCAATATGTATTTTTGTCTTATTACATGAAAAAAGAAGAAAAAGAAACAACATGAGTCATAAAATTGAACAGTATATTATTTTATTTATAACAATAATGGCAAGCAGCCATTTATACGCACAAAAAAGACTAACTCCGTTGACTTATAAACAGTTGGGAGATGCTAGTGAGGTATATAATCTTATAATTAATAAAAAGCCAGAATTTTCATATCTTAGTTTCTCTAACAAATCTAATTCAATACATGGTTTTTATAACTTAAAAGAAGATGAATTGATTTGTTTTGAAACAGATATTATTATGAATAGGAAAAAGGACAACTATTCCTTTCATGAGAAAAAGATTAAACTAACAAAAGATATCACTAAGCAAATTTCTATTTTATACAAGGATGCAATATTAGCTTCCTCTTACGCATATCAAGAGTATTCACAACCCGATTCAACACTTTTGTTTATCTATAAAAATATGACTGCTACTTGTTATTATCCTTATGGTCGTGTAAAAAGTGGGAGTTTAGCTAATGTGTCAGAGGATATATTTAAATGTATTAAAGCTGGAGATAATTCTAAGATAGAATCTTTGAATGACTCTTTACAAAAAATTCAAAGATATTTTAGCAAGCTTATAAAACAAGATGCAGCACAAGAAAAATCATCTTTAGTATTAAATATTGAGATTAATAATGAAATGAAATCAGAAAAGCGTAAAAGATGGATAATTGCATTATCAGTAGTTGCCTTTTTGGGGGGAGGTGGCTATATAATATATAGGTCAAAAAAAACAAAAAAGCGCAAGAGTTAAAATAACTTCTGAGCTTCTATGACTGATAAGCCTGGGTATTCAAGAGTTTGGTAACAAGCTCTATCGAAGGAAGATATAAAAACTTGTCCTTCTAATTCTAGGCAAATAGTGTTTGGAATACGTTCAAATTTAATTTATAAATATAACCAAAATGGATTTATAGCAATACTTCCCTTTAACATCATA
Protein-coding sequences here:
- a CDS encoding GxxExxY protein encodes the protein MTENEISYKIEEAILKVYDELGPGLLEPVYEAALCYQMKKYRMTKSNLVKCICRKYYLCKRFKGRQLL